One genomic window of Paenibacillus xylanilyticus includes the following:
- a CDS encoding (2,3-dihydroxybenzoyl)adenylate synthase: MLPGYQAWPEEFAELYRQQGCWEGITFGEMLRQRAALYGNRTAIISGGEQFTYAELDTRVDRLVAGLYAMGIRQYDRVIVQLPNIPALVEVIFALFRLGALPVFALPLHRKSEIEYFARFSEAVAYLIPDQDGGFDYRKLAAEVQAEVPSLRYIIVAGEAGAFTNLEDLYIDPVQLQDEQPVSSDVAFLQLSGGSTGLSKMIPRTHDDYIYSLRRSVEVCGLSPESVYLAVLPAAHNYPLSSPGILGTLYAGGTVVLSRGSSPDEAFPLIKEHQVTITALVPPLALIWLNAAAARGTKLTSLQVLQVGGAKFSAEVAGRVRPVLGCTLQQVFGMAEGLVNYTRLDDPEHILINTQGKPMSPYDEVKIVDDEDIEVELGKSGHLLTRGPYTIRGYYKAEEHNARSFTTDGFYRTGDIASLTPEGYLIVEGRAKDQINRGGDKVAAEEVENHLLAHPGVHDAALVSMPDEYLGERSCAFIVPSGETPAAAEIKSYLRSRGLASYKIPDRVEFVQSFPKTGVGKVSKKALREMLTLKQPI; encoded by the coding sequence ATGCTGCCAGGATATCAGGCTTGGCCTGAAGAGTTTGCAGAGCTTTATCGTCAGCAAGGTTGCTGGGAGGGCATTACATTTGGGGAAATGCTCCGGCAGCGTGCGGCTTTATATGGCAATCGTACTGCCATTATTAGCGGTGGAGAGCAATTCACCTATGCAGAGCTGGACACACGAGTCGACCGATTGGTGGCAGGGTTGTATGCCATGGGAATACGGCAATATGACCGCGTTATAGTGCAGCTGCCGAATATACCAGCTTTAGTTGAAGTGATCTTTGCCCTGTTCCGTCTGGGAGCACTGCCGGTGTTTGCCCTTCCTTTGCATCGTAAAAGTGAAATCGAGTACTTCGCCCGCTTCTCTGAGGCTGTTGCTTATCTGATCCCGGATCAGGATGGAGGTTTTGATTATCGCAAACTTGCAGCAGAAGTTCAGGCAGAGGTGCCGAGCCTTAGATATATCATCGTGGCAGGAGAAGCGGGTGCTTTTACTAATCTGGAGGATCTATATATTGATCCCGTTCAGCTGCAGGATGAGCAGCCTGTCTCTTCGGATGTAGCCTTCCTTCAGTTGTCTGGTGGAAGCACCGGACTGTCCAAGATGATTCCACGCACCCATGATGACTATATCTACAGTCTGCGGAGAAGCGTGGAGGTCTGCGGCCTCAGTCCGGAAAGTGTATACCTGGCTGTTCTGCCTGCAGCACATAATTACCCTCTAAGTTCACCAGGAATACTAGGCACGCTCTATGCAGGAGGTACGGTTGTGCTGTCACGGGGGTCAAGCCCCGATGAAGCTTTCCCGCTCATCAAGGAGCATCAGGTGACCATCACGGCACTGGTGCCTCCGCTCGCCCTGATCTGGCTGAACGCGGCCGCTGCGAGAGGAACCAAGCTGACATCCCTGCAGGTTCTCCAGGTTGGTGGAGCCAAATTCAGTGCCGAGGTGGCTGGACGCGTCAGACCTGTCCTGGGCTGCACACTGCAGCAAGTCTTTGGCATGGCCGAGGGGCTGGTGAACTACACCCGTTTGGATGATCCCGAGCACATCCTGATTAACACACAGGGTAAACCGATGTCCCCCTACGACGAGGTGAAAATTGTCGATGACGAGGATATTGAAGTGGAGTTGGGGAAATCCGGGCATCTCCTGACCCGTGGCCCCTATACCATTCGTGGTTATTACAAGGCCGAAGAGCACAACGCAAGATCCTTCACCACAGATGGGTTCTATCGTACAGGAGATATTGCGAGCTTGACACCCGAGGGTTACCTCATTGTGGAGGGACGGGCGAAGGATCAGATCAACCGTGGCGGAGACAAGGTGGCTGCCGAGGAAGTGGAAAACCATCTGCTGGCTCATCCGGGGGTTCATGATGCAGCCCTGGTGTCCATGCCGGATGAATATTTAGGCGAGCGCTCCTGTGCGTTTATCGTACCCAGCGGCGAGACTCCGGCTGCTGCCGAAATCAAGTCCTACCTGCGCAGTCGCGGCCTGGCGAGCTATAAAATCCCGGATCGGGTTGAGTTTGTCCAATCTTTTCCCAAGACGGGTGTCGGGAAGGTTAGCAA
- the dhbC gene encoding isochorismate synthase DhbC: protein MSKAGAIAATSALHLLEQYREGTSFFWSSPQHTMLAQGERSRFPVAAVKQQVVSDSTENMGHAHDNHVEGVHFVIEQVRKMIQEAQQTGLRKPIVVGAIPFDPSQSSAELFIPETVQWAEPPSHAANGSYERRPAAAGCEIEEVPGAEMYQRSVDHVLKQMEQGELDKVVLSRTLRVVSDDLVDTHQLLRNLFRDNAHGYTFAVPMRKVSETKSTITTNCHDDNEVNYQETRTFIGASPELLVTRKGTIIRANPLAGSAPRSDDPAEDRRRADALLTSAKDRHEHAVVIDAVAAALRPLCKQLIVPAEPSLIQTSTMWHLSTEIHGELLDRDISSLEVAFALHPTPAICGTPVLTAREVIGSQEPFDRGLFTGMVGWCDSEGDGEWAVTIRCAEVEGNELRLFAGAGIVAGSTPEAELAETSAKFRTMLLAMGLDSTVPHLKEE, encoded by the coding sequence ATGTCAAAAGCGGGTGCAATCGCAGCCACCTCCGCCTTACACCTTCTTGAACAATATCGAGAGGGGACATCCTTTTTCTGGTCTTCACCGCAGCATACCATGCTCGCTCAGGGCGAACGATCGAGGTTTCCTGTCGCCGCTGTTAAGCAGCAGGTGGTATCTGATTCAACAGAAAACATGGGTCATGCCCATGATAACCACGTGGAAGGAGTACATTTTGTTATCGAACAGGTTCGCAAAATGATTCAGGAAGCGCAGCAAACGGGCCTACGGAAACCAATTGTGGTGGGAGCGATACCTTTTGATCCGAGTCAGTCCTCTGCCGAGCTGTTCATCCCGGAAACGGTGCAATGGGCAGAACCTCCAAGCCATGCTGCAAACGGATCATACGAGAGGCGCCCGGCGGCGGCTGGCTGTGAGATTGAGGAAGTGCCTGGGGCCGAGATGTATCAACGAAGTGTCGATCATGTGCTGAAGCAGATGGAGCAGGGAGAACTCGACAAAGTGGTGTTATCCCGTACACTGCGTGTGGTCTCAGATGATCTTGTGGATACACATCAGCTTTTGCGTAATTTGTTCAGGGATAATGCACACGGGTATACGTTTGCGGTTCCCATGAGGAAAGTTTCTGAAACAAAAAGTACGATAACAACGAATTGTCACGATGATAATGAAGTGAATTACCAAGAAACACGTACGTTTATTGGCGCAAGTCCGGAGTTGTTGGTGACTCGAAAAGGCACCATTATACGGGCGAATCCGCTGGCTGGCTCCGCACCCCGTAGTGATGACCCTGCTGAGGATCGCCGCCGCGCAGATGCGCTGCTCACTTCAGCCAAAGATCGGCATGAGCATGCTGTGGTCATTGATGCTGTTGCTGCTGCACTCCGACCTCTTTGCAAACAACTGATCGTTCCGGCTGAGCCCTCCTTGATCCAGACAAGCACGATGTGGCATCTGTCTACCGAGATTCATGGAGAATTGCTGGATAGAGATATTTCATCACTGGAGGTGGCCTTTGCCCTCCATCCGACCCCGGCTATCTGTGGAACTCCTGTATTAACGGCCAGAGAGGTCATTGGGTCACAGGAACCGTTTGATCGCGGACTATTCACCGGCATGGTTGGCTGGTGCGACAGTGAGGGCGACGGGGAATGGGCTGTGACCATCCGCTGTGCGGAAGTGGAGGGCAATGAACTTCGATTATTCGCAGGGGCAGGCATCGTAGCGGGCTCCACACCGGAAGCGGAACTGGCAGAGACCTCTGCCAAATTCAGAACGATGCTGCTTGCCATGGGTCTGGATTCGACCGTACCCCATTTGAAGGAGGAATAA
- a CDS encoding 2,3-dihydro-2,3-dihydroxybenzoate dehydrogenase encodes MSYTGIHGKVALVTGAAQGIGEAVARALAEQGAVVAAVDIREEQLEQLAVDLNHQGHQAAAYSADIANRQSVDDTVQRIEETLGPIGILINAAGVLHTGTVASLSDEEWTRTFDVNTHGVFYMSRAVVRNMAKRQSGTVVTVGSNASGVPRMHMSAYAASKAASTMFTKCLALEYAEQHIRCNIVSPGSTDTPMQRALWQDDHGGQAVIAGSQQAYRLGIPLNRLALPSDIADAVLFLASDQARHITMHDLCVDGGATLGV; translated from the coding sequence GTGAGCTATACAGGAATTCATGGAAAAGTAGCTCTGGTCACCGGTGCAGCACAGGGAATCGGCGAAGCGGTTGCCAGAGCTCTGGCTGAACAGGGTGCAGTTGTAGCGGCAGTAGATATTCGGGAAGAGCAGCTTGAACAGCTGGCTGTGGATCTTAATCATCAAGGCCATCAGGCGGCTGCTTATTCTGCTGACATTGCGAATCGCCAATCGGTGGACGATACCGTACAGCGAATCGAGGAAACACTTGGACCGATTGGCATTTTGATCAATGCAGCTGGTGTGCTGCATACAGGTACAGTGGCATCCCTGAGTGACGAGGAATGGACAAGAACGTTCGATGTTAATACCCACGGTGTATTTTATATGTCACGTGCGGTTGTACGAAATATGGCGAAGCGCCAATCGGGAACGGTGGTTACTGTCGGTTCGAACGCTTCGGGCGTACCCCGAATGCACATGTCGGCTTATGCAGCCTCCAAGGCAGCGTCCACCATGTTTACCAAATGTCTTGCGCTTGAATATGCGGAGCAGCATATCCGCTGCAATATTGTATCTCCAGGGTCGACGGACACCCCCATGCAGCGGGCATTATGGCAGGATGATCATGGCGGGCAGGCCGTCATTGCAGGATCACAGCAGGCGTACCGTCTCGGCATTCCTCTGAACAGGCTGGCTTTGCCTTCCGATATCGCGGATGCCGTACTCTTTTTGGCGTCAGACCAGGCGAGACATATTACCATGCATGATTTGTGTGTGGATGGAGGCGCCACACTCGGCGTCTGA
- a CDS encoding alpha/beta hydrolase, producing MTFQPNQSASGTLEQMARSTVPIPHSEQWTMKSRAGNHAYQIMVYQPAEAAPPSGYPVIYLLDANSVFGTMVEAARIQGRRPEKTGALPAIIVGIGYPTAAAFSPHRYYDFTPQATTEYTHKSDGTILPEQGGADAFLQFIEEELKPGMEQQFNIDRNRQAIFGHSLGGLFVLHTLFTKPDAFRYYIAGSPSLHWNQKVMLAEEQAFIAGLEQHPVNVKVWIGMGEQEKNHPARNNDKASALTERLTALKQPGLDIQYTEFEEENHVSVLPFLISRTIRLACSPEA from the coding sequence ATGACGTTTCAGCCCAATCAATCAGCCTCAGGTACCCTTGAGCAGATGGCACGAAGTACTGTTCCCATTCCACATTCGGAACAGTGGACTATGAAATCACGAGCGGGGAATCATGCCTATCAGATCATGGTATATCAACCCGCAGAGGCCGCCCCGCCGTCTGGATATCCTGTGATTTACCTGCTCGACGCTAACTCTGTTTTTGGCACGATGGTGGAAGCGGCCCGCATACAAGGACGCAGACCAGAGAAGACCGGGGCACTCCCGGCCATCATCGTTGGAATCGGGTACCCGACTGCTGCAGCGTTCTCGCCTCATCGGTATTACGATTTTACTCCGCAGGCCACGACGGAATATACCCACAAGTCGGATGGGACAATTCTGCCTGAGCAGGGGGGAGCGGATGCTTTTCTGCAATTCATTGAAGAGGAACTGAAGCCGGGCATGGAGCAGCAGTTCAACATAGATCGGAACAGACAGGCCATTTTTGGCCATTCACTTGGCGGGCTGTTCGTTCTGCACACCCTTTTTACCAAGCCGGACGCTTTCCGTTACTACATTGCTGGAAGCCCTTCGCTTCATTGGAACCAGAAGGTGATGCTGGCCGAGGAACAGGCGTTCATCGCAGGTCTGGAGCAGCATCCGGTCAACGTTAAGGTCTGGATTGGCATGGGCGAACAGGAGAAGAACCATCCTGCCCGCAACAATGACAAGGCATCGGCTTTAACGGAACGTCTAACTGCGCTGAAACAGCCAGGGCTCGATATCCAATATACCGAGTTCGAGGAAGAGAATCATGTCTCGGTGCTGCCGTTTCTGATCAGTCGCACGATACGTTTGGCCTGCAGTCCTGAAGCCTAG
- a CDS encoding ABC transporter substrate-binding protein yields the protein MHQQEKKNGQRFAPSRWNNHRLSALIVLVLLVGLLAACGSTSEHEGAAQQEQKTAEASTTASSETAVQEEETAETAAGERTVKDEMGHDVVVPAKVERVFAPYLEDSLLTLGVKPVAQWASGTQGHVYLQDQLSDVPTLDFSSGLPSPEALMAYNPDFIILHTANYAENGVYESYSKIAPTYVFNNASGDVEKSLEIIGDLLGKTAEAEQAIETYHAKVDAAKAEIAKVAEGKKAAIIRFAPRGISMMGGNYFSGYVVYEQLGLGKPALVETENSAIVSTEVLPEIDADYIFTVEQGPGSMKEMTDTKVWQSMPAVKAGNVYAVEPAPWLGGGLIAYGQVIDDTLKALTQ from the coding sequence ATGCATCAGCAGGAAAAAAAGAACGGACAGCGTTTCGCTCCAAGTAGGTGGAATAATCATCGGTTGTCAGCCTTGATTGTGCTCGTATTACTGGTGGGCTTACTGGCGGCCTGTGGCTCCACATCAGAACATGAAGGAGCAGCACAGCAGGAGCAGAAGACAGCCGAGGCCTCCACAACAGCCTCATCAGAAACGGCGGTACAGGAAGAGGAGACTGCAGAAACCGCAGCTGGCGAACGAACTGTAAAAGACGAAATGGGACATGATGTAGTGGTTCCTGCCAAAGTGGAGCGTGTATTTGCACCTTATCTGGAGGATTCCCTGCTTACACTCGGCGTCAAGCCCGTTGCTCAATGGGCCAGCGGCACCCAAGGGCATGTTTACTTACAGGATCAGCTAAGTGACGTACCTACACTCGATTTCTCAAGTGGGCTGCCTTCGCCTGAAGCGTTGATGGCTTACAACCCTGATTTTATTATCCTGCACACCGCGAATTATGCCGAGAACGGTGTCTATGAGAGTTACTCGAAGATTGCACCAACCTATGTATTTAACAATGCATCCGGCGATGTGGAGAAGTCACTGGAGATCATTGGCGATCTGCTTGGCAAAACAGCTGAGGCTGAACAGGCTATCGAGACATATCACGCCAAGGTAGACGCGGCGAAGGCAGAGATCGCCAAGGTAGCGGAAGGCAAGAAAGCGGCCATTATCCGCTTTGCTCCCCGCGGAATCAGCATGATGGGCGGAAACTACTTCAGCGGCTATGTCGTATATGAACAGTTGGGACTCGGCAAGCCTGCGCTCGTCGAGACGGAGAACAGTGCTATTGTCTCCACCGAAGTGCTGCCCGAGATTGACGCAGATTATATTTTCACCGTGGAACAGGGACCAGGAAGCATGAAAGAAATGACGGATACCAAAGTATGGCAGAGTATGCCTGCCGTTAAAGCGGGAAATGTATATGCAGTTGAGCCAGCACCATGGCTGGGCGGCGGTTTGATTGCCTATGGTCAAGTCATTGACGATACACTGAAGGCATTGACCCAATAA
- a CDS encoding AraC family transcriptional regulator — MLLENELHRAVLAPVMSRSPKTDLAEVKAYMDEHYNEALSIADLAQRANISPKYFVDLFKKTYGLSAMEYLTDLRINRAKRYLKESGYKLRDIALRVGYSDEYYFSRKFKKEVGVSPSDYAKNARKRIATCSSSVIGQLLALNVMPIAAPIDPKWTAYYYNAHRTEIQSHLQLTDPYTSWRFEANVERLVHIRPDAIIGTDQLSEEDQAGLAEIAPCCFVPKQQTDWRAQLRMIAAFLEREEQAEQWIGLYNKRVEKARESMQKEVGCEKVAVIRVYGQRLYLYSNPGIEEVLYGALQLETFPDASTNTPLTLEQLNVMNPDRILIMVCPEAVSRAYWLSLQHSPVWRQLNAVRQYQTHLITGDPWFDYSAVGVMRMLDEALLIFTGYCPNIYLDNVHGDSRAT; from the coding sequence ATGTTACTGGAGAATGAATTGCACCGTGCTGTGCTAGCCCCCGTTATGAGTCGCAGCCCCAAGACGGACCTTGCTGAAGTAAAAGCCTATATGGACGAGCATTACAATGAAGCATTGTCTATTGCCGATCTTGCTCAGAGAGCAAATATCAGTCCGAAGTATTTTGTTGATCTATTCAAAAAAACCTACGGTCTCAGCGCGATGGAGTATCTGACAGATCTCCGCATTAACCGGGCCAAGCGTTATCTGAAGGAATCCGGATATAAACTGCGTGATATTGCGCTCAGAGTCGGATACAGCGATGAATATTATTTCAGCCGCAAATTCAAAAAGGAAGTCGGCGTTTCTCCTTCCGATTATGCCAAGAACGCCAGAAAACGCATTGCCACCTGCTCCTCCAGCGTCATCGGACAGCTGCTGGCCCTCAATGTCATGCCCATTGCTGCGCCCATCGATCCGAAATGGACAGCGTATTATTATAACGCGCACCGCACGGAAATCCAGTCCCATCTTCAACTAACCGATCCTTATACCAGCTGGAGATTTGAAGCGAACGTGGAGCGGCTTGTGCACATACGGCCGGACGCTATCATTGGTACCGATCAACTCAGTGAAGAGGACCAAGCTGGACTTGCCGAGATTGCGCCTTGCTGTTTTGTACCCAAGCAACAGACGGATTGGCGTGCACAGCTGCGTATGATTGCTGCGTTCCTGGAACGGGAGGAACAGGCAGAACAGTGGATTGGACTGTATAACAAGCGGGTAGAGAAAGCGCGGGAATCGATGCAGAAGGAAGTGGGATGCGAGAAGGTGGCTGTGATCCGGGTATATGGACAGCGCCTCTATCTCTATAGTAATCCGGGGATTGAGGAGGTGCTCTATGGCGCATTGCAGCTGGAGACCTTTCCCGATGCCAGTACCAATACACCGCTGACGTTGGAACAACTAAATGTAATGAATCCGGACCGGATTCTGATCATGGTATGCCCGGAGGCCGTATCGCGGGCTTACTGGCTTAGTCTGCAGCACTCGCCAGTATGGAGACAGCTGAACGCTGTGCGTCAGTATCAGACGCACCTGATCACTGGCGATCCCTGGTTCGATTACTCCGCAGTAGGCGTTATGCGTATGCTGGATGAGGCACTGCTCATTTTCACGGGATATTGTCCAAATATATATCTGGATAACGTCCATGGTGATTCACGAGCGACATGA
- a CDS encoding Bax inhibitor-1/YccA family membrane protein — translation MIGRSGNPTLKDSTFENAGGYGDDRYQRYMTINGTVNKAFITLVILLGSAFATWMMFFNGQEVLPLAIGGAIVGFILALIISFKPVAAPYLVPIYAIAEGMFLGALSATYESLYNGITLQAALLTMAVFIALLVAYKSRLIKATENFKLGVVAATGGIMIMYLLSFVLGLFGITVPYLHDNSLIGIGISVVIVIVAALNLVLDFDFIENGAEQGAPKYMEWYGAFGLMVTLVWLYIEILRLLSKLRSRD, via the coding sequence TTGATCGGACGCAGTGGTAACCCCACACTCAAGGACAGTACATTTGAAAATGCCGGTGGATATGGAGATGACCGGTACCAGCGTTACATGACGATTAACGGCACAGTGAACAAAGCATTCATTACGCTGGTCATCCTGCTCGGCAGTGCATTTGCGACATGGATGATGTTCTTTAACGGTCAGGAAGTACTTCCTCTCGCCATCGGAGGTGCCATCGTCGGATTTATTCTGGCATTGATTATCTCGTTCAAACCTGTGGCAGCACCCTATCTGGTTCCCATCTATGCCATCGCGGAAGGTATGTTCCTTGGCGCACTCTCCGCAACCTACGAGTCATTGTACAATGGAATCACTTTGCAGGCTGCTTTGCTGACGATGGCCGTGTTCATCGCCCTGCTGGTCGCTTACAAATCGAGACTGATCAAAGCTACGGAGAACTTCAAACTGGGAGTGGTAGCAGCAACCGGCGGCATTATGATCATGTATCTGCTCAGTTTCGTGCTGGGATTGTTCGGTATTACCGTTCCCTATCTACATGACAACAGTCTGATCGGAATTGGGATTTCAGTCGTAATCGTGATCGTGGCGGCACTGAATCTGGTGCTTGATTTTGACTTTATTGAGAACGGTGCTGAACAAGGTGCTCCCAAATATATGGAGTGGTACGGTGCATTTGGCCTTATGGTTACCCTGGTGTGGCTGTATATCGAGATTTTACGTCTGCTCAGCAAGCTGCGGAGCCGGGACTAG
- a CDS encoding nucleotide excision repair endonuclease, whose amino-acid sequence MIQITVPTPDVNITKQEDPQLSHIYGFTDFHLITREKGGIFMFYNADGELLFVGKARKLRPRIKKHFEDTVSPMKNHREEVATIEVCLVEDAVDREIYETYIINTMRAKYNVDKVFYN is encoded by the coding sequence ATGATTCAGATTACCGTACCAACGCCGGATGTAAACATCACGAAGCAGGAAGACCCGCAGCTTAGCCACATCTATGGTTTCACCGATTTTCACCTGATCACACGTGAAAAGGGTGGAATCTTCATGTTTTACAATGCCGATGGAGAGCTGTTATTTGTCGGGAAAGCAAGAAAATTGAGACCGCGGATCAAGAAGCATTTTGAGGATACCGTTTCTCCAATGAAGAACCACCGGGAAGAAGTGGCGACCATTGAAGTTTGTCTGGTAGAAGATGCCGTAGACCGTGAAATTTATGAGACCTATATCATTAATACGATGCGTGCGAAATACAATGTAGACAAAGTGTTCTACAACTAA
- a CDS encoding MFS transporter, with the protein MARTLFPRLRGNSRGCLAFEPFFLIPYSMMATYATLYMYELGVTETNIGWITTLGLIVQVLSSFMSGYLTDRMGRKRAILTFDVLSWSVAMLIFAFSQNVWFFVIATFINGLQRVPHIAFYCLIVEDTPKKDRTYVFTLLQIIGVVGGLFAPLGGLLVDHYGLVDGTRIMYVLCSLLMTFQFIGRHLTTKETEMGYRKMKETKELGLKKSLIDYSGAIRDLFASRSLMLIFIVYILFNFQMTLKTTYLSLYLADYLKVDSGLISLVPAVSSIIMLLALWFIMPKIPAEGETRSMMAGFVLSLLSNVMLVLWPTSNLVWIGLSTVLAAVGLMISSPYLEAAVQNAIDDEKRAKVFSMLSVVILLLTSPAGIVGGWAYTLDPRIPIWIITASFAAAFVFLMIYLSRGREKAHL; encoded by the coding sequence ATGGCAAGAACGCTTTTCCCGAGACTTCGCGGCAACAGCCGGGGCTGTCTCGCTTTCGAACCGTTTTTCCTGATTCCGTACAGCATGATGGCGACTTACGCTACGCTGTACATGTATGAGCTGGGCGTTACCGAGACCAATATTGGCTGGATTACGACGCTCGGGCTGATCGTGCAGGTGCTATCATCATTCATGAGCGGGTATTTGACCGACCGAATGGGACGCAAACGCGCCATCCTCACCTTCGACGTGCTTAGTTGGAGCGTGGCGATGCTCATCTTTGCCTTTTCCCAAAATGTCTGGTTTTTCGTTATCGCGACATTCATCAACGGGCTTCAGCGAGTTCCACATATCGCCTTTTACTGTCTGATCGTCGAGGATACGCCCAAAAAGGACCGGACTTACGTTTTCACGCTGCTTCAGATCATCGGCGTCGTCGGTGGTTTGTTTGCTCCGCTTGGCGGTCTGTTGGTAGATCATTACGGGCTGGTGGACGGCACTCGGATCATGTATGTGCTGTGTTCGCTGCTCATGACCTTCCAATTCATCGGGCGGCATCTGACCACGAAGGAAACAGAAATGGGCTATCGGAAAATGAAAGAGACGAAGGAACTCGGTCTCAAGAAGAGTTTGATCGACTACAGTGGCGCGATCCGAGATCTGTTTGCCAGCCGCAGTCTGATGCTGATCTTCATCGTTTATATCCTGTTCAACTTTCAAATGACGCTAAAAACGACCTATCTATCGCTGTATCTGGCCGACTATCTGAAAGTGGACAGCGGACTAATCTCGCTCGTTCCTGCCGTTTCCTCTATTATTATGCTGCTCGCGCTGTGGTTCATCATGCCGAAGATTCCAGCTGAAGGAGAGACGCGCTCGATGATGGCTGGTTTTGTGCTATCGTTGCTTTCGAACGTGATGCTGGTGCTGTGGCCGACGTCGAATCTGGTCTGGATAGGTTTGAGTACCGTGCTTGCCGCTGTCGGATTGATGATCAGTTCGCCGTACCTCGAAGCGGCCGTCCAGAACGCGATCGACGACGAAAAAAGAGCGAAGGTATTCTCGATGCTTTCCGTCGTGATCCTGCTGCTTACTTCCCCGGCCGGTATCGTGGGAGGCTGGGCGTACACGCTCGATCCACGGATTCCGATCTGGATCATTACGGCTTCTTTTGCTGCTGCGTTTGTGTTTTTAATGATTTATTTGAGTCGGGGGAGGGAGAAAGCCCATTTGTAA
- a CDS encoding PLP-dependent aminotransferase family protein, producing the protein MYSDLQLTEDRPVYIQVKDYMKRLMLKGGLQAKQKLPSTRELSTLMKVSRSTVLLAYAELEEEGLIYAVKGKGNYVSPMIEAPEPTTGWQLDWKSRVSDYAIQAEQYDLMKHGSGAERGEISFTSIAPDEKLFDLHNVKRAFLDRMSLEGEVLLNYGYAQGYRPLMNYLLRYMENKGVDLSGKDILITNGFTEGFDLVLGALRRQSGRALCENPTHHTAIKNLKLHEFNLTGVDMEPDGLNLQQLEHELVTSSYDLAYLVPSYHNPTGTVTSPAKRAEIIRLMNQYEVPIIEDGFNEELRYSGSHVSPLIASAGKGNGLVYLGSFSKVLFPGLRVGWVIADAALIDYLESMKRARSIHTSTLDQSLLYQYLSNGNFEKYLKRARTEYKRKYELVVRCLRKHLPMCQISGEGGLHLFVQFPPGYRTRELLAACKVKGVTFTPGDTFYLEPGQGLNTMRLGFSRVSDDNIRKGIRIIGETAAQMS; encoded by the coding sequence ATGTATTCCGATCTGCAACTGACGGAGGACCGCCCTGTATATATACAAGTCAAAGATTATATGAAGCGATTGATGCTCAAAGGCGGATTGCAAGCGAAGCAAAAGCTGCCTTCCACCCGTGAACTCAGTACACTGATGAAAGTTAGTCGCAGCACGGTCCTGCTCGCTTATGCCGAGCTTGAAGAAGAAGGTCTGATCTATGCGGTGAAAGGCAAAGGGAACTACGTCAGCCCCATGATTGAAGCGCCTGAGCCAACCACCGGCTGGCAGCTGGATTGGAAGAGCCGCGTGAGCGACTATGCGATCCAGGCGGAACAATATGATCTGATGAAACATGGTTCCGGTGCAGAACGTGGCGAGATCTCGTTTACCAGTATTGCCCCGGATGAAAAGCTGTTCGATCTGCATAATGTGAAAAGGGCCTTCCTTGATCGCATGTCTCTCGAAGGCGAAGTGCTGCTGAACTACGGATATGCACAAGGCTACCGTCCTTTGATGAACTATCTGCTCCGTTACATGGAGAACAAGGGTGTTGACCTGAGCGGTAAGGATATTCTAATCACCAACGGATTCACGGAAGGCTTCGATCTGGTGCTTGGTGCCTTGCGCAGACAAAGCGGCAGAGCTCTATGTGAGAACCCTACCCATCATACAGCCATCAAAAATCTGAAGCTTCATGAGTTCAACCTCACAGGCGTGGACATGGAGCCGGACGGACTCAATCTGCAGCAGTTGGAACATGAACTCGTCACAAGTTCGTATGATCTGGCCTATTTGGTACCTTCATATCACAATCCAACCGGAACGGTGACTTCTCCAGCCAAACGGGCAGAGATTATCCGGTTAATGAATCAATACGAAGTGCCGATTATCGAGGATGGGTTCAATGAGGAACTGCGTTATTCCGGTTCCCACGTCTCTCCTCTCATCGCTAGTGCGGGCAAGGGTAATGGACTCGTCTATCTGGGCAGCTTCTCCAAGGTACTCTTTCCCGGACTGCGAGTAGGCTGGGTCATTGCAGATGCAGCGCTGATTGATTATTTGGAAAGCATGAAACGGGCCCGCAGCATTCACACCTCAACACTGGACCAATCCCTGCTCTACCAATACTTGAGCAACGGAAATTTTGAGAAGTATCTGAAGCGGGCCCGCACTGAATATAAGCGGAAATACGAACTGGTCGTGCGCTGCTTACGCAAGCATCTGCCCATGTGCCAGATCTCCGGCGAGGGCGGTTTGCATTTATTTGTACAATTCCCCCCGGGATACCGGACCCGGGAATTGCTGGCTGCCTGCAAGGTGAAGGGTGTGACCTTCACGCCCGGCGATACCTTTTATCTGGAACCAGGTCAGGGGTTAAATACGATGCGCCTAGGCTTCTCGAGGGTGAGCGATGACAATATTCGCAAAGGTATCCGTATCATTGGTGAGACCGCGGCTCAGATGAGCTGA